From a region of the Mytilus galloprovincialis chromosome 3, xbMytGall1.hap1.1, whole genome shotgun sequence genome:
- the LOC143067092 gene encoding uncharacterized protein LOC143067092, producing MGFDEEAVARKRQGLQVQKIISFIVCVISPIVTILGIAILATQDGASYPIIGGSPIYVGVYGFVLGLIGIIANSKATESITTGEESAKERNLWNALFGLTCASFGLLGYPSSEIIRGAVTCGEKKEQCGHSHHDTLMALFIVAAVLVMVIDCCNAVLLCNWRKFRGRTCKGPCVTANTSPPKYT from the exons atgggATTCGATGAAGAAGCAG tcgCTCGCAAAAGACAAGGGTTACAGGTccaaaaaataatttcttttatcgTGTGTGTTATTTCTCCGATCGTAACTATTTTGGGAATAGCCATTCTAGCGACCCAGGATGGTGCAAGCTACCCTATCATTGGTGGTTCACCTATATATGTCGGAGTCTAT GGATTTGTTTTAGGATTAATAGGAATTATAGCTAACTCTAAGGCTACTGAATCTATAACAACAGGGGAGGAGTCAGCTAAAGAAAGAAACCTG TGGAATGCTTTATTTGGCTTGACGTGTGCTTCGTTCGGATTACTTGGATATCCTTCAAGTGAAATCATACGAGGCGCTGTCACTTGCGGTGAGAAGAAGGAGCAATGTGGACATTCACATCACGACACCTTGATGGCCTTGTTTATTGTAGCTGCTGTTTTGGTGATGGTCATTGATTGCTGTAACGCCGTTCTGTTATGTAATTGGCGCAAATTTCGTGGAAGAACATGTAAAGGTCCATGTGTAACAGCTAACACTTCTCCtccaaaatatacataa